cccccaattttcTGTACGTAGATTTGAAGAATAGCCAATGTAGACATTTTGTTGAGCCTGTTGGTGTTCATGAAATTGGCAGTCGTGACTGCAATTGAGGCTTGCATAGAAGTCAATAACATGATACTGAACTTAGTACCTTATGAGGCACCATTCCATGCATATATCAAACCTTGCATGGGTAGGCTTTTATGCTTGATTTAAAGGATATTTGGTCCACAATGATAATATTGCTATGTCCTCTTTGAATCTGTTTTGTAGGTGAGTTGAGATACCTGTATAGGTTAACTCCAATAGCTGTAGTTGGAGGTTCCTTCTTCTCTGGTTTGGCTGGCCATAACATATTTGAAGCTGCTGCAGCTGGCTGTGCTGTTTTGACAGGTAAACTTTTGTTCGCTCATACGTTCTTGGGTTAAATTGTCATGTTTTAAGGTACTATTTTAGAAgctattcttttttgtttatatcaGGTCGTCATGTTGGGCATTTCTCACACATGGTACTAGAAATGCAACAATTAAATCCTTTGTCAGTTCTGCAGGTTTGCTGAACTCTCTCcttgttaatattttatatttcaaattttaatatatattatttaagatCATTTTTTCAAACTCTTTTTGTAGTTCAATCTCCAAAATGATTATAATGTTTCgacaatattaaataataattctgCTCTGAAAATCTAGAACAAATAAAGAGATATGAGGTGTCTTGTGAGTATTCAATTGATTTTTGAGTCTGTACTAATCTTCATAGGCTTAAGGTTATTTGTTAACATGATTTGTTCCATCTTCTGTTTGTAGCGTACAGGGCTACAACTTTTCAGTTGACTTAGatatttgtggatgatttttgtTTGCCAGATTGGGGGATTTTGATGTAAGGAAGTGATCCGCATGGATGGTTCCTGAGTTAATTAGTGGGAAGTAGAGGATCTATTGACATTGAAACACACGTATTTCCTGCTTCAGTTAATTCTTTGAGAAAGTTATGAAATAATTCAAGAAGATACTTTGAACTGTATTGGTGCTGAACTTCAATCTGAATATATAAGGGCTACTATATGCTGAAATCATAATATGAGATAGCTCAGTCAAATACGGTCTCCTTACTAGAAAGCTCTTAGATCTTATTAATGGCCAATTTCGACAAAGGGGAAGTAGTAGAGTTGGCCAGAAATTCACAATTTCCTGcaaactctactctactccccctccctccccctTCATCTAAACTAGCCATAAGGGCATCTGAATCATTACATTCCCAGAAAATCAATTGTTCTTTAAGTTTTTCATTTgtgaattttattaaattttttttgtgatctTTAACTGTAACTGCCCATTCAGGTTTCTGGAAAATTAGAGCTCGAGAAAGCGCTCAAGGAGCTCTTCAGTGATGCCAAAGTTCTAGAAGCACGCCGCATGGCTGCAAAACAAGCATTTCGTGCTTTGTCCACTGGTATTGTTGCCAATGTTTGGAGTCTGCTAAATGTCCATGTTTTAAATCAGGCTCTCTGTTAGAAACTTAATCAAGACTGACATGCAACAAAAGTAATGTGAAGGTGAAGACTGTTTTATTCTACAACAATGAAGTACTTACCAATTTAATGCTAATTAGTGCGTCTGGAACCTGTCATGGCTCttcacacactaggcacaaccTTTCTAGCTGTATCTTTCAAGTCACACTGATCTATACAATCTCATTCAGTGGGTGTATTCAATTTGGACATCAACTTTTGTCCATATGAGAAGGTGAAAGAGAAATTTAAGTGGTGTTGTAATCAAGTGTTACCCTGTACCAAAGTTGCATCTAGCCTGGATTTGAGTGAAATAGAAAGATAATTATGCAATACAAATTACAGCTCATGTCTTTTTTATACCTTGTACAGAACATATTCTTTTGCATCTGTTTCTAtgaaatttatgtatttttgcaCTGACAGTTTGTTTCTTCATTTGTCTCTACCTACTTCAAAAGGCTGCATTTGAAAATTATACAACTATAAGGGAAttattttcttcccttttttaaGTAATTTGAGAAGTTTTGGTACTTTGAAATTTGTGGTTGGAAGCTTCAAGGTGTGATATAATCCTCTTTCACATCCATTATGGTGTTGGTGTCAAAGGGTTTGGCTGTAGCGAACCTTTTGATTTGCCTGCTCTTTAGAACTGCAAGCTTGGGAGCTTAAAAGACATTGGATAATGAAGAAGGTAATAGATTCTgcttttggtatatatatttcAGTTCCAGAAATGCTATTTTAGTTCTGTTGGTACATGCCAatcaattttcttctctttatgTTCTGGTAAGAGAACAGATCATGCAGTACCTCCATTTTTCAGTTTGGGACcacttacaatttttttttttttttttttaaatttgagagttAAGCATTTTCAGTATGTCTAATTCAAtacaaatactaaaattaattgaaaaaagcATCTATTAGAGTTACCTGTTTCTAGATTTGGATTATATTACAGATCTATACATTTATTGCAAGTTCAAGTGACCAGTCACATGTTTTCACTTAGGTTCCTATATAAATTCATGGTATAGATTAATCTATAAACTATGTTGTAGATTTTAcatctttcttaatttttggttaGCTGGAAAATATTTCAGTTTACACTATATTTTCACAGCTCAGAAACAAGTTTATGGGAACATAGGCAAATGTTGATGCACCCTATCAGCTTTTTATCCCACATGTTTTCTTTCTCGTTTTTTTACTTGATCACAGAAATTTTGACGGTGATCTAATTGATTAGAAAAAGATTTGAGTTGTTGCTCTATTGTATGGCTCATGGCTATGTAACTAATATGTGTAGCTTCCAGTCTTCCTGTGTGCATCACAATAGCTGTTTATTTCTCATGAAAAATCTTAACCTTCattgaatgttttttttcttctgaataACATTCATTGAATGTAAAAGGCATAAATAtgttacctatcaaaaaaaaaaaaaaaaaagcgaaagGCATAAAATTGTAATCCTTTATTTCAATATAATTCGGTAATATGTTATGAACCTGTTGAGTAGCAATTGATTAACAATGCTGCTGCTTGTCAGTCTTTAATGTACAGAGCCTGGTTCAGCAGGAGGCAGTCTCTGCTGTATTTCTCGTTCCCCGACTGTTGTAGCTGTATCTCTAGCATGTTGATTTTCTTGCAATTCCTTGAAGTGGTCTAGAGTCCCTCAATGAGCTCAATCCCAGCTTTTCCACGGCCCCATGGCAAGTGAATTGACTCTCATTATTACTGCCTCCAAGGGACTGGATTATATCTTCAAAAAGAAACTCATCGCAAGGTATGGCAAGAGGGCCACTCTTGTTATGAACATTCTCTTCATAAGCTTGGTCTAGCAACTGTCGAATTACTGGGTGGTTCAGGTAATCCGCTCTTATAACAAACCTCTTGCTAGCTTCTCCCACTTTTACAGCCAAGTGACCTGGAGGAACGTCCTGGGGGGGTTTCTTTGCTCCGCCTCTGGCAAATTGCCACCACATGCAAGCCATTCTTTTGAGGTCTCAGGTATGCATGTGAAGTATTTGAGAGCTTAGAATGGCCCATGGTGGTGTATTTATCAAGCAGGGAAATATCCTCTACAGTTAGGTCCTATACAGTTTATGCTTTTACATGTGACAACATCCCATATAGACATagttattcaatcatgtgtccTGTTAGAAGAATGACTTAAGATAACTAGGTTTTGTCAAAGTTTTGTTACTGCATGAATTGTAGGTTACGTTGCATAGAACTATACATTTTGGCATTATGCTATTGAGGGATTTTGGGGGTTTCCCTTGTCATCTTGTCTGTGACGTTACTATTGCAATTAGTTTTTTCTGGGTTATAGCTAATTCTATCTATGTGTGATTAACCCAACAATGTTTTGATTGATGTCGACAATGTTTTCTCCAATGTAATAACCTTGAGGGTCtgccttggtttttttttttttttttttttttttttttttttttgagttttaacttatgatgtttacttttaataattatgctctttatcatcagatcaagacactaATCGGTTTTTTGTGTAAGTGAAGACTGAACCTTAGATCTCCTATTCgaccatcagaaactttattaattaagctaactggaactcacaTACTTTAGATAAATACACCAATGGGCAATGAGTCCTAAACAACTAGaaatatagcatttctcttcCATCAAacaccccaaaaataaaaataaataaatgtagtGCATAGTGACGGCTGGTGACAGGTGCATAATGAGAAAGTAATTATAATTTAAGCTGTATATTGTAAATATTCTCGTAGTTATTCTGCactaagtaaataaataaataaaaacctagtTTAGAGTTGAAATTGGGGAATCCAGGtaactaatttaatttttccaactatctagttagtagttaaggtttcaaaactatattttttattagcatctcgagtctttgagactcgattttggcctataaatcgagtctcaaatactcgattttcatggtctAATCATATCTgatgtggaatttttttgccacgTGGGAACCACCTAGAAATCGAGCCTTTAAGGCtcgatttataaaccaaaaaaatttcaaaaaaaaatttgaagtatcATGTACCggccaaaatacccaaaaaaaaatttcaaaaatcccagAACACAACAATCCCAAACTTAGAGACtcagatcagagggagagagagctcACCTCACTGGCGCGCGGCCTGGGCTCGCGCGAAGGCTTGGGTCGCGCGCAACCTGGGTCGCACGTAGCCTGGGCTCGCGCGCCGACCTAGGTCGCACGCAGCCTGGGCTCGCGCGCCGGCCTAGATTGCACGCGACCTGGGC
The DNA window shown above is from Quercus lobata isolate SW786 chromosome 7, ValleyOak3.0 Primary Assembly, whole genome shotgun sequence and carries:
- the LOC115952052 gene encoding auxin-responsive protein SAUR71-like, producing the protein MACMWWQFARGGAKKPPQDVPPGHLAVKVGEASKRFVIRADYLNHPVIRQLLDQAYEENVHNKSGPLAIPCDEFLFEDIIQSLGGSNNESQFTCHGAVEKLGLSSLRDSRPLQGIARKSTC